A genomic segment from Parachlamydiales bacterium encodes:
- a CDS encoding aromatic amino acid transport family protein, giving the protein MSGQSHHGSILGCILLITGCCIGAGMLGMPVITATAGFIPSTVIMLLCCVFMYITGLLLLEATLWFQEDVNLLSLARHTLGTPGQIITWGCFVFLFYCLCVAYTIGCGEILGPLFQSETLGAAVALTFVGILIYAGTRTVDYLNRGLMVGLIITYCLLVASGASYVDTSNLQITHWDASLASIPLLLISFGYQNLVPSMTHYLRRDVRKIRISMALGMALTFVIYVIWETVILGILPASGESVQTVMDKGQMVTELLQNTSRIPYIIPLSKGFALFAITTSLLANSLTCVHFLHDGLRRYVGKTNHVALIIATLLPPFIIAVLDPNSFLSALSIAGGTATVIIFGILPAVVVWHGRYKENRPGQILGGGKTALILVIAFSSLVLGLEIARQLGVY; this is encoded by the coding sequence ATGTCAGGTCAATCACACCACGGCAGCATATTAGGCTGTATATTACTCATCACCGGATGTTGCATAGGCGCGGGAATGCTCGGTATGCCCGTCATCACGGCGACTGCAGGTTTTATCCCCTCCACTGTTATTATGTTACTTTGCTGTGTATTTATGTACATCACAGGTCTTCTACTCTTGGAAGCGACACTATGGTTTCAAGAAGATGTCAATCTTCTCAGCTTAGCTAGGCACACTCTCGGAACTCCCGGACAAATCATCACTTGGGGTTGCTTCGTCTTCTTATTCTATTGCCTCTGCGTAGCGTATACCATTGGCTGTGGAGAAATCCTCGGACCTCTCTTCCAAAGTGAAACGCTTGGCGCCGCAGTAGCCCTGACTTTTGTAGGAATATTGATCTATGCCGGAACACGTACTGTGGATTATCTAAACCGTGGACTTATGGTAGGCCTCATCATCACCTACTGCCTTTTGGTTGCGAGCGGAGCATCTTATGTGGATACATCTAACCTTCAAATAACCCACTGGGATGCTTCTTTAGCATCTATACCGCTGCTTTTGATTTCCTTCGGATATCAAAATCTTGTTCCCAGTATGACCCATTATTTGAGAAGGGATGTCCGCAAAATCCGTATCTCCATGGCCTTGGGAATGGCTCTGACTTTTGTCATCTATGTTATCTGGGAAACAGTGATCTTGGGCATACTCCCTGCATCAGGCGAAAGCGTACAAACTGTCATGGATAAAGGGCAAATGGTCACCGAGCTTTTGCAAAACACGAGCCGCATCCCCTATATTATTCCTTTATCCAAAGGGTTTGCCCTTTTTGCGATCACAACATCGCTTTTAGCGAACTCCTTAACGTGTGTTCATTTTCTACATGACGGCTTAAGACGTTATGTAGGCAAAACCAACCACGTTGCCCTTATTATAGCTACATTGTTGCCCCCTTTCATTATTGCTGTATTAGACCCTAACTCCTTCCTAAGTGCCTTAAGCATTGCCGGCGGCACTGCTACAGTAATCATCTTTGGAATTCTACCTGCTGTCGTCGTATGGCATGGTCGCTATAAGGAGAATAGGCCCGGACAGATCTTAGGAGGTGGAAAAACTGCACTTATTCTTGTGATCGCTTTTTCTTCCTTAGTCCTAGGTTTAGAAATCGCTCGTCAGCTGGGCGTATATTAG
- the alr gene encoding alanine racemase: protein MDPFDLQLCPEIASLLNKLHIHSPTFIDQVAIDSRRISSPHSIFFALQGTHDGHHFIENAISNGARFAVVKEDFPALALPQSIHLLRVHSPLQTLQSLAGSYRKQLKDTTFVAIAGSFGKTMLKDLLWNILRLQYPIAASPGSYNSQIGVPLSLFTVSSKDKIALIETAVSEPGEMDILHKMVLPDRGIITHFGKKHLHTMGDITTTVHEIMLLFKLLPKDSWLLAPKSTLLAPFSVKIDTDLICWHDRREHLPHAFTAGSTSDPVQPFTIVFPDKTVYESIIPGEHHYYIDLLNMAVKAAWLLGANQENILNILKDFTPEPTRTEIWQSSLGTTFINDSTCNDPLSIDQSLLTLRKAAGKGRKIFVFSGLRTTSTTPDHDYKRIGQALVKNPVDRLFLVGNHPYNALLEQIKSFSPQIQLSLCQDHEQAIDLLRQEARHDDVILLKGSRKLPFDTLAGAFADASCANLCIINLAAIEWNLQALKRHLPNDTRLMVMVKAHAYGSDSVRMARFLNHAGAHILGVSYVDEAVVLRRSGITMPIFVINVPPHEAAKIVKWNLEAGVSSLASIEAIGKEAERQKKNMPIHLHVDTGMSRFGCRSEDTLPLAQVIAQSPSLTFEGVMTHFACADDPVHDDFTLQQIALFDKCIEELQINGLDPKWKHAANSAGAIRFKLPQYNMVRIGLAAWGLHTSEAAASILELRLALSLISHIEGINLCKKGDTVSYGRRYRIEKDHQAIAVLPIGYFDGLHRHYSGKAHVMIRGHIAPMVGSICMDYMMVDVTAVPQVKVGDPVLIFGSDQYGQFLSPENLALSGNSIAHELITCLGPRIPRVFIHEEAL from the coding sequence ATGGACCCTTTCGATCTTCAGTTATGCCCTGAAATAGCCTCGCTCCTAAATAAACTCCACATCCACTCCCCTACATTTATCGACCAGGTCGCCATTGACTCCAGGCGCATTAGCTCTCCCCATTCCATATTCTTCGCCCTTCAAGGAACCCATGACGGTCATCATTTTATCGAAAATGCTATCTCCAATGGAGCTCGTTTCGCAGTGGTAAAAGAGGACTTTCCCGCACTTGCCCTTCCCCAATCCATCCATCTGCTGCGTGTTCACTCTCCGCTCCAAACTCTGCAATCATTAGCCGGAAGCTACCGCAAGCAGCTTAAAGACACTACTTTCGTTGCCATCGCAGGCTCTTTCGGAAAAACTATGCTGAAAGACCTTCTTTGGAATATCCTGCGACTTCAGTATCCTATCGCTGCCTCACCGGGGAGCTATAATAGCCAAATCGGCGTTCCTCTTAGCCTATTCACTGTCTCCTCCAAAGATAAGATCGCCCTCATTGAAACTGCCGTCTCCGAACCGGGAGAAATGGATATCCTGCATAAAATGGTCCTCCCGGACAGAGGGATCATCACCCACTTTGGAAAAAAACACCTCCACACTATGGGCGATATCACCACTACGGTGCATGAAATTATGCTGCTCTTCAAATTACTCCCGAAGGATTCCTGGCTGCTGGCACCCAAAAGCACACTACTAGCACCATTTAGCGTTAAAATAGATACCGACTTGATCTGCTGGCATGATAGAAGGGAACATCTTCCTCATGCATTTACTGCCGGATCCACATCTGATCCTGTCCAACCATTCACGATAGTTTTTCCTGATAAGACCGTTTACGAGAGTATCATCCCGGGGGAACACCACTATTACATCGATCTGCTCAACATGGCTGTAAAAGCGGCTTGGCTCTTAGGAGCAAATCAAGAAAACATTCTTAATATCCTGAAAGACTTCACACCTGAACCTACCCGTACAGAAATCTGGCAATCTTCGCTTGGCACTACTTTCATCAATGACAGCACTTGCAACGACCCTCTTTCTATCGACCAATCCTTACTCACCTTGCGCAAAGCTGCCGGTAAAGGACGCAAAATTTTCGTTTTCTCCGGCCTACGCACGACGTCGACCACACCCGACCACGACTATAAACGCATCGGACAAGCGCTGGTGAAAAATCCTGTAGACCGTCTATTCCTTGTTGGAAATCACCCCTATAATGCTCTGCTAGAACAAATCAAATCCTTTTCACCTCAGATCCAGCTATCTCTTTGCCAAGATCATGAGCAAGCGATAGATCTCCTACGTCAAGAAGCACGCCACGATGATGTCATCCTGCTTAAAGGTTCACGTAAACTTCCCTTCGACACCCTCGCCGGTGCTTTTGCAGATGCCAGCTGCGCCAACCTCTGCATCATTAATCTGGCAGCGATCGAATGGAATCTGCAAGCCCTAAAACGCCATCTACCTAATGACACACGCCTCATGGTCATGGTCAAAGCCCACGCCTATGGTAGCGACAGTGTCAGGATGGCGCGTTTCCTTAATCATGCCGGCGCACATATTTTAGGTGTTTCCTATGTGGACGAAGCTGTTGTTTTGCGTCGCTCAGGGATTACTATGCCCATCTTTGTCATCAACGTCCCTCCGCACGAAGCAGCCAAGATTGTTAAATGGAACCTTGAAGCCGGTGTAAGCTCCCTCGCCTCCATCGAAGCTATTGGCAAAGAGGCCGAACGGCAAAAGAAAAACATGCCCATCCATCTTCATGTCGACACTGGCATGAGCCGCTTCGGATGCCGCTCCGAAGACACTCTGCCTTTAGCGCAAGTCATTGCGCAATCCCCTTCCTTAACTTTTGAAGGGGTGATGACACACTTCGCATGCGCAGATGACCCCGTACATGACGACTTCACTCTCCAGCAAATTGCATTGTTCGATAAATGTATCGAAGAACTGCAAATAAACGGTCTAGACCCAAAGTGGAAACACGCCGCCAATTCTGCCGGCGCCATACGCTTCAAACTACCACAGTATAATATGGTCAGGATAGGGCTGGCAGCTTGGGGCCTCCATACTTCGGAAGCAGCAGCTAGCATCTTAGAATTACGACTAGCCCTTTCCCTAATATCGCACATAGAAGGCATCAACCTCTGTAAAAAAGGCGACACCGTTAGCTATGGACGCAGATATCGCATCGAGAAAGACCACCAAGCCATTGCAGTCCTCCCTATAGGATATTTCGATGGCCTGCATAGACATTACAGTGGTAAAGCGCATGTAATGATCAGAGGACACATCGCTCCGATGGTGGGATCGATCTGCATGGATTATATGATGGTGGATGTAACAGCCGTACCGCAAGTAAAAGTAGGCGATCCTGTCCTTATCTTCGGCAGTGATCAATACGGACAGTTCCTTTCTCCTGAAAACCTTGCCCTTTCAGGCAATTCCATCGCGCATGAATTGATCACCTGCTTGGGACCCCGAATTCCCCGTGTTTTCATTCACGAAGAAGCGCTATAA